A single Agromyces sp. CF514 DNA region contains:
- a CDS encoding HdeD family acid-resistance protein, with amino-acid sequence MATARDAAPERAQYWVVPVVRGLLALVPAVVITFSQDHSAAFGLKAFGVWAVVSGLVVGALALRKLEDRGIRSLFAINAVVTVVAGLLALTVPGGLPFLLFLVSAWAAVTGFVELYAGLRGRGRTAAARDWIVGGAFTAILAIVFLLLPPDTVTAVGLIGGYLVVLGVYLLIGGFSLKWAEAADAQTSGSERLS; translated from the coding sequence GTGGCCACCGCCCGCGATGCCGCCCCGGAGCGCGCCCAGTACTGGGTCGTCCCGGTCGTCCGCGGACTCCTCGCCCTCGTGCCGGCCGTGGTCATCACGTTCTCGCAGGACCACTCGGCCGCCTTCGGCCTGAAGGCGTTCGGCGTCTGGGCGGTCGTGTCCGGCCTCGTGGTCGGCGCGCTCGCGCTGCGCAAGCTCGAGGACCGCGGCATCCGCTCGCTCTTCGCGATCAATGCCGTCGTGACCGTCGTCGCCGGCCTGCTCGCGCTCACTGTGCCGGGCGGACTGCCGTTCCTGCTGTTCCTCGTGAGCGCGTGGGCCGCGGTCACGGGCTTCGTCGAGCTCTACGCGGGCCTGCGCGGCCGCGGTCGCACCGCCGCCGCGCGCGACTGGATCGTCGGCGGCGCATTCACGGCGATCCTCGCCATCGTCTTCCTGCTGCTGCCGCCCGACACGGTCACCGCCGTGGGCCTCATCGGCGGATACCTCGTGGTGCTCGGCGTCTACCTGCTCATCGGAGGCTTCTCGTTGAAGTGGGCCGAAGCGGCCGACGCCCAGACATCCGGATCGGAGCGTCTCTCGTGA
- the pntB gene encoding Re/Si-specific NAD(P)(+) transhydrogenase subunit beta codes for MPETTALLTPASIAGAAYIVAALLFILSLAGLSRQETAKAGVGYGIAGMAIALIATVGVVVADAWGSPQATLGLSLLAGAVLIGGAIGLWRARVVEMTGMPELIALLHSFVGLAAVLVGWNGALEETPMTGALLDIHHAEVFIGVFIGAVTFTGSIVAFLKLSARMKSAPLMLPGKNALNLGALVAFVVLTVWYVITPELWLLVVVTALALALGWHLVASIGGGDMPVVISMLNSYSGWAAAAAGFLLNNDLLIVTGALVGSSGAYLSYIMCKAMNRSFISVIAGGFGIAAPTSSGEVQGETHEIQASDAAALLRDATSVIITPGYGMAVAQAQYPVAELTAKLRERGIGVRFGIHPVAGRLPGHMNVLLAEAKVPYDVVEEMDEINDDFAETSVVLVIGANDTVNPAASEDPGSPIAGMPVLRVWEASNVIVFKRSMAAGYAGVANPLFTRDNAQMLFGDAKDRVEDILRAL; via the coding sequence GTGCCAGAGACCACCGCACTGCTCACCCCGGCGTCGATCGCCGGAGCCGCGTACATCGTCGCCGCGCTGCTGTTCATCCTCAGCCTCGCAGGCCTCAGCAGGCAGGAAACCGCCAAGGCCGGTGTCGGCTACGGCATCGCCGGCATGGCCATCGCGCTCATCGCCACCGTCGGCGTCGTCGTCGCGGATGCCTGGGGTTCGCCGCAGGCGACGCTCGGCCTCAGCCTCCTCGCGGGGGCCGTGCTCATCGGCGGGGCGATCGGCCTCTGGAGGGCCCGCGTCGTCGAGATGACCGGCATGCCCGAGCTCATCGCCCTGCTGCACAGCTTCGTCGGCCTCGCCGCGGTGCTCGTCGGCTGGAACGGGGCCCTCGAGGAAACCCCCATGACCGGTGCGCTGCTCGACATCCACCATGCCGAGGTCTTCATCGGCGTCTTCATCGGCGCCGTCACCTTCACCGGTTCGATCGTCGCGTTCCTCAAGCTCTCGGCGCGCATGAAGTCCGCACCGCTCATGCTGCCGGGCAAGAACGCGCTCAACCTCGGTGCCCTCGTCGCCTTCGTCGTGCTCACGGTCTGGTACGTCATCACCCCCGAGCTCTGGCTGCTCGTCGTCGTGACCGCCCTCGCCCTCGCCCTCGGCTGGCACCTCGTCGCCTCGATCGGCGGCGGTGACATGCCCGTCGTCATCTCGATGCTGAACAGCTACTCGGGCTGGGCCGCGGCCGCGGCGGGCTTCCTGCTGAACAACGACCTGCTCATCGTGACCGGCGCACTCGTCGGCTCGTCCGGTGCGTACCTCTCGTACATCATGTGCAAGGCCATGAACCGCTCGTTCATCTCGGTCATCGCGGGCGGGTTCGGCATCGCCGCGCCCACCTCCTCCGGCGAGGTGCAGGGCGAGACGCACGAGATCCAGGCATCGGATGCCGCCGCGCTGCTGCGCGACGCGACCAGCGTCATCATCACGCCCGGCTACGGCATGGCCGTCGCGCAGGCGCAGTACCCGGTCGCCGAGCTGACGGCGAAGCTGCGTGAGCGGGGCATCGGCGTGCGCTTCGGCATCCACCCCGTCGCCGGGCGCCTGCCGGGGCACATGAACGTGCTGCTCGCCGAGGCGAAGGTGCCCTACGACGTCGTCGAGGAGATGGACGAGATCAACGACGACTTCGCCGAGACCTCGGTCGTGCTCGTCATCGGCGCGAACGACACCGTGAACCCCGCAGCCTCGGAGGACCCGGGCAGCCCGATCGCCGGCATGCCCGTGCTGCGCGTCTGGGAGGCCTCGAACGTCATCGTGTTCAAGCGCTCGATGGCCGCCGGGTACGCCGGGGTCGCGAACCCCCTGTTCACGCGGGACAACGCCCAGATGCTCTTCGGCGACGCGAAGGACCGGGTCGAGGACATCCTGCGGGCGCTCTGA